The proteins below are encoded in one region of Paramisgurnus dabryanus chromosome 2, PD_genome_1.1, whole genome shotgun sequence:
- the znf143a gene encoding zinc finger protein 143a isoform X1, which yields MLLAQINQAADFQHDGDAQEVTLCLTETVGISDGDQRMDTVSLQAVTLADGSTAYISHNPQDNGIVEGQMIQLEDGSSAYVQHIAVPKAEESNNWMGSSAVCDVISNESLRLEDGQTVQLEDGTTAYIHHTQKETYESSNLQEVQLEDGSTAYIQHAVQVSQPNTILAIQTNGTVSDLQTDATIDQETINALEQYSSKIEDMDPYANSELITNDPNSVVEMQIVFQGQGIRRNIQQSGEKCFRCSYDGCGKLYTTANHLKVHERVHTGDKPYCCDLPGCGKKFATGYGLKSHIRTHTGEKPYCCQELNCKKTFKTSGDLQKHTRIHTGEKPYMCPVPGCGRSFSTSNICKVHVRTHTGEKPYHCTEPGCNRAFASATNYKNHIRIHTGERPYVCTAPGCDKRFTEYSSLYKHNVVHTLCKPYKCNDCGKTYKQISTLLVHQRTAHIDTEPIEEESLGYFEPPAEAVDDPSMTENLVKHETDSNTEMTSELSDEQQHVTLIAQDGTTQAIGETIAMVTEDGSVITIPPTESLLSSAEAHAVTMISEDGTEGQVWSLLDTGNLRSKQMTIMMSDLASSSDAQDALSAHPVTLLATSNGTQIAVQLSEQTSLEEALRIASSLHGGETEELDE from the exons ATGCTGCTGGCTCAGATAAACCAGGCGGCAGATTTCCAGCATGATGGAGATGCTCAAGAAGTCACCCTGTGCTTAACCGAAACTGTGGGGATTTCAG ACGGCGATCAGAGAATGGACACTGTCAGTTTGCAGGCTGTGACTTTAGCAGATGGTTCCACTGCGTATATATCTCACAACCCACAAG ACAATGGTATAGTTGAAGGACAGATGATCCAGTTGGAAGATGGTTCATCTGCTTATGTCCAACACATTGCTGTTCCAAAAGCAG AGGAATCAAACAACTGGATGGGCTCCTCAGCTGTATGTGATGTTATTAGTAATGAGAGTTTAAGACTGGAAGATGGGCAGACTGTTCAGCTGGAGGATGGAACTACCGCTTACATCCACCACACACAAAAAG AAACATACGAATCCAGTAACCTACAGGAGGTGCAGTTGGAGGACGGATCTACTGCATACATTCAGCACGCAGTGCAAGTGTCGCAGCCCAACACCATTCTGGCCATCCAGACGAATGGCACAGTGTCAGATCTGCAAACAGATGCAACCATTGATCAAGAAACCATTAATGCTCTGGAGCAGTACTCCAGCAAG ATTGAAGACATGGACCCTTACGCAAACTCTGAGCTGATCACAAATGATCCTAACAGTGTTGTGGAGATGCAG ATTGTTTTTCAGGGTCAGGGAATTCGCCGTAATATTCAGCAATCGGGGGAGAAATGTTTTCGGTGTAGCTATGATGGATGTGGAAAGCTTTACACCACAGCAAACCATCTTAAG gtACATGAAAGAGTACATACAGGCGACAAGCCATACTGCTGTGATTTACCTGGGTGTGGAAAAAAGTTTGCAACAG GTTACGGCTTGAAAAGTCACATCAGGACACACACTGGGGAGAAACCGTACTGCTGTCAGGAGttgaactgtaaaaaaactttcAAGACCTCAGGGGACCTTCAAAAGCACACCAGAATTCACACAG GAGAGAAGCCATACATGTGTCCTGTCCCGGGTTGTGGGCGATCCTTCAGTACCTCAAACATCTGTAAGGTTCACGTCCGCACACATACGGGTGAGAAGCCGTATCATTGCACGGAGCCAGGCTGCAATCGGGCCTTTGCCAGCGCAACTAATTACAAGAACCACATACGGATCCATACAG GAGAGAGACCGTACGTGTGCACGGCCCCTGGGTGTGACAAGCGATTTACAGAGTACTCGAGTCTATACAAACATAACGTCGTGCACACTCTTTGCAAACCGTACAAGTGCAACGACTGCGGAAAAACATATAAGCAGATTTCGACGCTGCTCGTGCATCAACGCACGGCGCACATCGACACCGAGCCTATAGAAGAAGAGTCGCTGGGCTATTTTGAGCCCCCTGCAG AGGCTGTAGATGACCCTTCTATGACCGAAAACCTGGTCAAACATGAAACGGACTCCAACACTGAGATGACCTCCGAACTCTCAGATGAACAGCAACATGTAACGCTCATCGCACAAGATGGAACGACGCAG GCCATTGGAGAAACAATCGCAATGGTAACAGAAGATGGCAGCGTCATCACCATCCCACCCACTGAATCTTTACTCTCATCAGCTGAGGCTCATGCGGTGACTATGATCTCAGAGGATGGGACTGAAGGACAGGTGTGGAGTCTTTTGGATACTGGAAATTTGAGAAGCAAACAA ATGACCATTATGATGTCAGATTTGGCATCTTCAAGCGACGCGCAAGATGCTTTATCGGCTCACCCCGTCACACTTTTGGCTACTTCTAACGGCACACAGATTGCTGTTCAG CTAAGTGAGCAGACGTCATTGGAAGAGGCTCTGAGGATAGCTTCATCTTTACATGGAGGGGAAACAGAAGAGCTGGACGAATAA
- the znf143a gene encoding zinc finger protein 143a isoform X2, which translates to MLLAQINQAADFQHDGDAQEVTLCLTETVGISDGDQRMDTVSLQAVTLADGSTAYISHNPQDNGIVEGQMIQLEDGSSAYVQHIAVPKAEESNNWMGSSAVCDVISNESLRLEDGQTVQLEDGTTAYIHHTQKETYESSNLQEVQLEDGSTAYIQHAVQVSQPNTILAIQTNGTVSDLQTDATIDQETINALEQYSSKIEDMDPYANSELITNDPNSVVEMQIVFQGQGIRRNIQQSGEKCFRCSYDGCGKLYTTANHLKVHERVHTGDKPYCCDLPGCGKKFATGYGLKSHIRTHTGEKPYCCQELNCKKTFKTSGDLQKHTRIHTGEKPYMCPVPGCGRSFSTSNICKVHVRTHTGEKPYHCTEPGCNRAFASATNYKNHIRIHTGERPYVCTAPGCDKRFTEYSSLYKHNVVHTLCKPYKCNDCGKTYKQISTLLVHQRTAHIDTEPIEEESLGYFEPPAEAVDDPSMTENLVKHETDSNTEMTSELSDEQQHVTLIAQDGTTQAIGETIAMVTEDGSVITIPPTESLLSSAEAHAVTMISEDGTEGQMTIMMSDLASSSDAQDALSAHPVTLLATSNGTQIAVQLSEQTSLEEALRIASSLHGGETEELDE; encoded by the exons ATGCTGCTGGCTCAGATAAACCAGGCGGCAGATTTCCAGCATGATGGAGATGCTCAAGAAGTCACCCTGTGCTTAACCGAAACTGTGGGGATTTCAG ACGGCGATCAGAGAATGGACACTGTCAGTTTGCAGGCTGTGACTTTAGCAGATGGTTCCACTGCGTATATATCTCACAACCCACAAG ACAATGGTATAGTTGAAGGACAGATGATCCAGTTGGAAGATGGTTCATCTGCTTATGTCCAACACATTGCTGTTCCAAAAGCAG AGGAATCAAACAACTGGATGGGCTCCTCAGCTGTATGTGATGTTATTAGTAATGAGAGTTTAAGACTGGAAGATGGGCAGACTGTTCAGCTGGAGGATGGAACTACCGCTTACATCCACCACACACAAAAAG AAACATACGAATCCAGTAACCTACAGGAGGTGCAGTTGGAGGACGGATCTACTGCATACATTCAGCACGCAGTGCAAGTGTCGCAGCCCAACACCATTCTGGCCATCCAGACGAATGGCACAGTGTCAGATCTGCAAACAGATGCAACCATTGATCAAGAAACCATTAATGCTCTGGAGCAGTACTCCAGCAAG ATTGAAGACATGGACCCTTACGCAAACTCTGAGCTGATCACAAATGATCCTAACAGTGTTGTGGAGATGCAG ATTGTTTTTCAGGGTCAGGGAATTCGCCGTAATATTCAGCAATCGGGGGAGAAATGTTTTCGGTGTAGCTATGATGGATGTGGAAAGCTTTACACCACAGCAAACCATCTTAAG gtACATGAAAGAGTACATACAGGCGACAAGCCATACTGCTGTGATTTACCTGGGTGTGGAAAAAAGTTTGCAACAG GTTACGGCTTGAAAAGTCACATCAGGACACACACTGGGGAGAAACCGTACTGCTGTCAGGAGttgaactgtaaaaaaactttcAAGACCTCAGGGGACCTTCAAAAGCACACCAGAATTCACACAG GAGAGAAGCCATACATGTGTCCTGTCCCGGGTTGTGGGCGATCCTTCAGTACCTCAAACATCTGTAAGGTTCACGTCCGCACACATACGGGTGAGAAGCCGTATCATTGCACGGAGCCAGGCTGCAATCGGGCCTTTGCCAGCGCAACTAATTACAAGAACCACATACGGATCCATACAG GAGAGAGACCGTACGTGTGCACGGCCCCTGGGTGTGACAAGCGATTTACAGAGTACTCGAGTCTATACAAACATAACGTCGTGCACACTCTTTGCAAACCGTACAAGTGCAACGACTGCGGAAAAACATATAAGCAGATTTCGACGCTGCTCGTGCATCAACGCACGGCGCACATCGACACCGAGCCTATAGAAGAAGAGTCGCTGGGCTATTTTGAGCCCCCTGCAG AGGCTGTAGATGACCCTTCTATGACCGAAAACCTGGTCAAACATGAAACGGACTCCAACACTGAGATGACCTCCGAACTCTCAGATGAACAGCAACATGTAACGCTCATCGCACAAGATGGAACGACGCAG GCCATTGGAGAAACAATCGCAATGGTAACAGAAGATGGCAGCGTCATCACCATCCCACCCACTGAATCTTTACTCTCATCAGCTGAGGCTCATGCGGTGACTATGATCTCAGAGGATGGGACTGAAGGACAG ATGACCATTATGATGTCAGATTTGGCATCTTCAAGCGACGCGCAAGATGCTTTATCGGCTCACCCCGTCACACTTTTGGCTACTTCTAACGGCACACAGATTGCTGTTCAG CTAAGTGAGCAGACGTCATTGGAAGAGGCTCTGAGGATAGCTTCATCTTTACATGGAGGGGAAACAGAAGAGCTGGACGAATAA